The genomic interval aagattgattcTTGGGAAAAGTTCAAGAAGCACTTGCGTGGAGCATTCTTGCCTCATAATTACGCCAAACTGTTATACCAACAGCTACAGAATTTAAGGCAAGGTAATCGATCAGTGGATGATTACACTACAGAATTCCATTGGTTGGTGGCACGCAATAACTTGACAGAGACAGAAGAGCAACAGGTTTCCCGCTATATTGGAGGCCTACGATCTCAATTTCaagaccaattaaatttacttgacCCATACTCTGTTTCAGAGGCACACCAACAAGCCTTGCAGTTGGAGAAGCAATTTAGTCGACGTACTAATGACTCAAGCTTTCGGGGTGCTCGAAGTGTTGTTCGTGATAATTCAAACCCGACTTCCCAATTTCGTACTTTTCACTCCTCCAAATCCTccaaataaaactagtaaGCCTAGTGAAATCGGTCAAAGCAGCAAAACCCAATCCTCGGGTTCGGGATTACGCTGTTTTAATTGCGGAGAAAATGGGCACCGAATGACAGAATGTAAAAAGGGAGGAAAATATGGTAAAGGCTTATTCGTAGGCACAAAGGAAAGCGAAGACTATCAGGAGGAAGAAACTGAAGAGTTTGCTGTAGAACCAACTTTTGATAGTAATGGTAGCGCTCAATCtgttgaagaacatggtgaTAGCGGACCAATGTTGATCGTGAACCGTGCATTCTTCACTCCTAAAGGTCAAGACAAAGACAAGTGGCTACGACAAAATATCTTTCAGACTACTTGCACAATTGGGGGTAAAGTATGTCGTACGGTCATAGACTCCGGCAGTTGCGAGAATGTCATTTCAGAAGAAGCCATAACAAAGCTAAATTTAAAGACAGAAcctcatcaaactccataCAAGCTCACATGGCTGAAGAAGGGGAATCAAGTGACAGTATCGAAATGTTGTTTAGTTTCCTTATCCATTggttcaatttataaagacaaaatttgGTGTGATGTTGTGGCTATGGATGCTTGTCATCTATTACTGGGTagaccttggcaatatgaTCGAAACGTAGTGCATGATGGGAAGAGAAACACCTACAGCTTTATGTTTAACAACACCAAGATCGTTCTCCTACCTAACAAGGAGTTTACTCTCCAGCAAGACTTGGGtaattatttgttaagcaAGAAGCAATTTATAGATGTTGTAGCAGAGACAAAGAGAATCTACATTTTATTGGGAAAAGAGAGTAACGGTAATTCAAAGATTCCTGAAGCTGTGACACCTATTCTGGCGGAATTTCAAGATTTGTTCCCCAAGGAGCTACCACAGGCTTTACCACCTCTTCGGGATATACAACACCAAATTGATTTGGTACCAGGTTCTACACTACTAAATCGACCTCATTATCGTATGAGTCCTACAGAACATGAGGAATTAAGGCGCCAAGTAGAAGAGTTACTAGAAAAGGGATTTATCCGTGAAAGTCTTAGTCCCTGTGCAGTCCTTGCTTTATTGACTCCAAAGAAAGATGGTTCTTAGAGGATGTGCGTGGACAGTCGagctatcaataaaattacagttcGATATCGTTTTCCAATCCCTCGATTAGATGACTTGTTAGATCAACTCAGTGGAGCAACAATTTTTACCAAACTTGATTTGAAAAGTGGCTACCATCAAATTCGAATACGACCTggagatgaatggaaaacagCTTTTAAAATTCGCGAAGGGTTATACGAGTGGTTGGTAATGCCGTTTGGCTTATCCAATGCTCCGAGTACTTTTATGCGAGTCATGAATCAAGTTCTTCGCCCTTTCATTGGAAAGTTTGTGGTTGTTTACTTCGATGATATACTTATATATAGCACCAGCCACGAGTTACATCTACAACATTTGAGAGAAGTGCTTTCAGCCTTAAGAGCAGCAAGTTTATACACAACAGTAAACAAGTGTATTTTCTTAACAgagaaagtattatttttgggatatGTGGTGTCGAAAGATGGTATATCTGTTGACCAATCAAAAGTGGATGCTATTCGAGATTGGCCTCCGCCAACTACTTTATCCGCCACCAGAAGTTTCCATGGATTGGCCTCTTTTTACAGGCGATTCATTCCTCATTTCAGTACTATTATGGCACCAATCACGGATTGCATGAAAGGAGGAAAATTCTCTTGGACAGAGACAGCTACTAAGGCATTCGAGATTATCAAAGAAAAGTTGATTACTGCCCCAGTACTTGCTCTACCAGATTTTTCGCTCACTTTTGAGGTACATTGTGATGCTTCTAAGGTCGGCATTGGAGCTGTTCTTAGCCAACAAGGTAAGCCTATAGCTTATTTTAGTGAGAAGTTGAATGGAGCAAAGGCACACTATAGCACTTACGACGTGGAATTTTACGCAGTAGTCCAAGCGTTAAAACATTGGCGACATTATCTAATTCATAAagactttgttttatacaCTGACCATGCCGCGTTAAAATACCTCAATAGTCAAGACAAACTCTCTCACAGACATGCCACGTGGACAGCATTCCTTCAACAATTTACTTTTGTGGTGAAGCATACCTCTGGTGAATCCAACCAGGTAGCAAATGCACTTAGTCGACGAACTTCTTTATTGACACAGATGCATAATCAAGTTCTTGGATTTGACACATTTCGAGAGTTATATGCTTCTGATCCTTACTTTGCTCCTATACTAGAAGACGTTGTTGCAGGGTTTCGCTCAGATTATCATTTACATGACAAATTCCTTTTCAAGAGTAATCAGTTGTGTGTTCCTGACTCaagtttgagattgaaaatCATTGCAGAGTTACATAATGAAGGGCACATGGGTCGTGACAAAACTCTGGCTCTAATAGCCAACACTTATTTTTGGCCTACTATGAGGCGTGAAATCTATCACTATATCGAGACTTGTCGCATTTGTCAAGTTTCCAAGGGCGCAGCAACTAATGCTGGGTTATATATGCCGCTACCGATTCCAACACAACCTTGGGCTGACATTAGcatggattttgttttaggATTACCCCGCACTCAG from Citrus sinensis cultivar Valencia sweet orange chromosome 9, DVS_A1.0, whole genome shotgun sequence carries:
- the LOC127899900 gene encoding uncharacterized protein LOC127899900, whose protein sequence is MPPRKARDAHTTTYNHEDVLKDESLASMTARIDMLAAQMARMAETESTDDRRWESGLRIDIPEFQGSGRPEELLDWINAIEEVFEYKEVPENKLVSLAATRFRGRAAAWWQQTKLTRIRQGKKKIDSWEKFKKHLRGAFLPHNYAKLLYQQLQNLRQGNRSVDDYTTEFHWLVARNNLTETEEQQVSRYIGGLRSQFQDQLNLLDPYSVSEAHQQALQLEKQFSRRTNDSSFRGARSVVRDNSNPTSQFRTFHSSKSSK